The proteins below come from a single Candidatus Zixiibacteriota bacterium genomic window:
- a CDS encoding BamA/TamA family outer membrane protein, which yields MHRVRNTLAAALLFFGVMHIIAAAAEPQYKEYQAASTRAEFFWIAFDDQVLVITVPEEGGTRSYEIPLESVEHDAAEVRLASGIRFDATGLEIKGTTFAYDDIVDMRVFDDDEGTSIVFYRGDSADPDIARLRRGNMIRAFDNVRVEEGSFVRGFIFSVTGDIDVFGEVNKDIVTLFGGIYVAPDAVARGDVASVTGKVQIARDASVYGIVYTGTAEQKGRSRRFYRSINESSLSGTAYYNRVDGITPLARFEYRDRDSLLPNVVAEVGYAFESKRSRLRFGVEQTLWREMPMAIGGVAYKELATEDEWLLSRNENNVYTLLVTEDFRDYYERTGGYLYYRVKPVEYLQIETGYRYDETRWFEAERDLWSLFGGDKKFPRNFHRVDPSIRDRGIAEIDTGTTAALVIRGAFDTRDEKHPYDFSAWNLTGQIEWSDDKLSSDYDYRRYQFSAARYQEIHSRIMLISRLVVGASDGYLPMQKRYYMGGLGTLRGYKHKEFIGKRFWLANLEYRFRFPKSDFALGVLYDVGQISNDSPLNGDIEWKQSLGGALYIGDYFRVSLAQRLDGAEDKDLQVYARCEHSF from the coding sequence ATGCATCGCGTCAGGAATACATTGGCAGCTGCGCTGCTCTTCTTCGGTGTCATGCACATCATAGCGGCGGCGGCTGAGCCCCAGTACAAAGAATACCAGGCAGCGTCGACCAGGGCCGAGTTCTTCTGGATAGCGTTCGACGACCAGGTACTCGTTATCACAGTTCCTGAAGAGGGTGGGACACGGTCGTACGAGATACCGCTGGAGTCGGTTGAGCACGACGCGGCAGAGGTCCGTCTGGCGAGCGGGATACGATTCGACGCCACGGGGCTCGAGATCAAAGGGACCACGTTCGCGTACGACGACATCGTTGACATGCGGGTGTTTGACGACGATGAGGGGACATCGATCGTCTTCTACCGCGGGGACAGCGCCGATCCGGACATCGCCCGGCTCCGTCGCGGCAACATGATTCGCGCTTTTGACAACGTGCGAGTCGAGGAAGGATCGTTCGTGCGGGGATTCATTTTCTCCGTGACCGGCGATATAGACGTTTTCGGGGAGGTCAACAAGGATATCGTAACGCTGTTCGGCGGCATTTATGTCGCTCCTGACGCGGTCGCGCGCGGCGACGTTGCATCGGTGACCGGCAAGGTGCAAATCGCCCGCGATGCATCGGTGTACGGAATCGTCTATACGGGCACGGCCGAGCAGAAGGGTCGCAGCCGCCGGTTCTACCGCTCCATCAACGAGAGTTCACTGAGCGGCACGGCGTACTACAACCGGGTTGACGGAATTACGCCGCTGGCGCGATTCGAGTATCGGGATCGCGACTCGCTGCTGCCGAACGTGGTAGCCGAGGTTGGATACGCGTTCGAGTCGAAGCGTTCGCGGCTGAGGTTCGGTGTCGAGCAGACCCTCTGGCGGGAGATGCCTATGGCGATCGGAGGGGTCGCGTACAAGGAACTCGCCACTGAAGACGAGTGGCTGCTGTCCAGAAACGAGAACAACGTGTACACGTTGCTGGTCACGGAGGACTTCCGTGACTACTATGAACGCACGGGCGGATATTTGTACTATCGGGTGAAGCCGGTCGAATACCTCCAGATCGAGACCGGTTACCGGTACGACGAAACGCGCTGGTTCGAGGCGGAGCGTGATCTCTGGTCGCTGTTCGGCGGCGACAAGAAGTTCCCACGCAACTTCCACCGGGTGGACCCGTCGATCCGCGACCGGGGTATCGCGGAAATCGACACCGGAACGACGGCGGCGCTTGTGATTCGGGGGGCGTTTGACACCCGCGACGAGAAACACCCGTACGATTTTTCGGCCTGGAACCTGACCGGGCAGATCGAGTGGTCCGACGACAAGCTGTCGTCTGACTACGACTATCGCCGGTACCAGTTCTCGGCTGCCCGGTATCAGGAGATTCACTCGCGGATCATGCTGATTTCACGGCTTGTGGTGGGCGCCTCGGACGGATACCTGCCCATGCAGAAACGTTATTATATGGGCGGCCTCGGCACGCTTCGCGGGTACAAACACAAGGAGTTCATCGGGAAGCGTTTCTGGCTGGCGAATCTCGAATACCGGTTCCGCTTCCCCAAATCGGATTTTGCGCTCGGCGTACTGTATGATGTGGGACAGATCAGCAACGATTCGCCGCTGAACGGGGATATTGAATGGAAGCAGTCGCTGGGTGGAGCGCTGTACATTGGTGATTATTTCCGGGTATCGCTGGCACAACGGCTCGACGGCGCGGAGGACAAGGATCTCCAGGTATACGCCCGGTGCGAGCACAGTTTCTGA
- a CDS encoding DUF4390 domain-containing protein, translating to MTILLAGAGTGAAVRADDRQVDFAFDILLVDDSVTAWVDLSGLLRTPVIERIEDGIDHAIECRASLNRPRRLFGAVKAAETGRAWLLSYRILTELWVLRPLGVDSTEERSFSSLAGLAEYLADSITIPLIKADSLETERRYFLKLEITSISLAGIGINPAPGDVDGGPSFLSTLFSGFLEITGYGRETFKIESRPFSPAEILPRP from the coding sequence TTGACCATCCTGCTGGCAGGCGCGGGCACCGGTGCGGCTGTCCGGGCCGATGACAGGCAGGTCGACTTCGCGTTCGATATTCTGCTGGTTGACGACTCCGTAACGGCGTGGGTCGATCTGTCGGGCCTGCTTCGGACTCCGGTCATCGAGCGAATTGAAGACGGCATCGACCACGCGATCGAGTGCCGGGCAAGTCTCAATCGGCCGAGGCGACTGTTCGGAGCGGTGAAAGCCGCCGAGACCGGGCGCGCGTGGCTGCTGTCGTATCGGATTCTCACCGAGCTCTGGGTTCTGCGGCCGTTGGGGGTCGACTCAACCGAAGAGAGATCGTTCTCGTCGCTTGCCGGTCTGGCCGAGTATCTGGCGGACTCGATCACCATCCCACTGATCAAAGCCGATTCGCTGGAGACGGAGCGGCGCTATTTTCTGAAGCTGGAGATAACGTCTATCTCGTTGGCGGGCATAGGAATCAATCCGGCCCCGGGGGATGTCGACGGGGGCCCGTCGTTTTTGTCCACCTTGTTTTCCGGATTCCTCGAGATCACCGGATACGGACGGGAGACGTTTAAGATAGAGTCGCGGCCGTTCTCACCGGCTGAGATTTTGCCTCGACCGTAG
- a CDS encoding sigma-54 dependent transcriptional regulator: MPARILIVDDEPNITRSFSSLLADEGYEAVVAQSAEEALTAIGRSDVDLVLLDIQLPGKSGLECLREISATRLPVEVLMISGQADIPMALEAVRLGAVDFLEKPVSPEKLIASVKAALLVAEAARQRRAAADDLDRESPMVGESAAMKRLRNTISQVATADTTVLITGANGTGKELVATRLVLESPRRTRPFIKVNCPGIPETLFESELFGHVKGSFTGAVKDHAGKFVLADGGTIFFDEIGDLPRACQAKLLRVLETGEIETLGSERHRRVDVRVVCATNRDLRRMVADGAFREDLYYRISVFLVDVPTLSARHDDIPMLAGAFLHRFDPTGSTRLSGDALAWLTVQPFPGNVRQLKNLIERICILHSGQTVGIEQLRAQSTPAGVASSPAKEPILSLADQLARFERSVIEDALSQAGGNISEAARILGVDRANLSRKIKDLGLKA; the protein is encoded by the coding sequence ATGCCGGCGAGAATCCTCATTGTCGACGACGAACCCAATATCACGCGGTCCTTTTCGTCTCTGCTGGCCGACGAGGGATACGAGGCGGTGGTGGCGCAATCGGCCGAAGAGGCGCTGACGGCAATCGGACGAAGTGACGTCGATCTCGTCCTGCTCGATATCCAGCTGCCGGGGAAGTCCGGGCTGGAGTGCCTTCGCGAGATATCCGCTACCCGCCTGCCGGTCGAGGTGCTGATGATTTCCGGACAGGCCGACATACCGATGGCGCTGGAAGCCGTACGGCTGGGGGCGGTCGACTTTCTGGAGAAACCGGTCTCACCGGAAAAGCTGATTGCATCGGTCAAGGCGGCGTTGCTGGTTGCGGAGGCCGCCCGCCAGCGTCGGGCAGCGGCCGACGATTTGGACCGGGAGTCGCCGATGGTGGGCGAGTCAGCCGCAATGAAGCGTCTTCGCAACACCATCAGCCAGGTTGCGACAGCAGACACGACGGTCCTCATCACGGGCGCCAACGGCACGGGCAAGGAACTAGTTGCCACCCGCCTCGTGCTCGAGAGTCCCCGCCGTACCAGGCCATTCATAAAAGTCAATTGCCCGGGCATTCCGGAGACGTTGTTTGAATCCGAGCTGTTCGGTCATGTCAAGGGGTCGTTCACGGGCGCGGTCAAGGACCATGCCGGCAAGTTTGTTCTTGCCGACGGCGGCACCATTTTCTTCGATGAAATCGGCGATCTCCCCCGCGCGTGCCAGGCGAAGCTGCTTCGAGTGCTTGAAACGGGAGAAATCGAGACGCTCGGCTCGGAGCGACACCGCCGTGTCGACGTGCGAGTGGTCTGCGCGACGAATCGCGACCTGCGCAGGATGGTCGCGGACGGCGCCTTCCGGGAGGATTTGTACTACCGGATCTCCGTCTTTCTTGTCGACGTGCCGACTCTTTCCGCACGGCACGATGACATCCCGATGCTGGCCGGCGCGTTTCTGCATCGCTTCGACCCGACCGGTTCGACACGTCTGTCCGGCGACGCGCTGGCGTGGCTGACCGTGCAGCCCTTTCCGGGCAATGTGCGTCAGCTCAAGAACCTGATCGAACGAATCTGTATCCTCCATTCCGGCCAGACCGTCGGCATCGAACAACTTCGCGCCCAGTCCACTCCGGCGGGAGTGGCGTCGTCACCGGCAAAGGAACCGATATTATCTCTTGCGGACCAGTTGGCGCGCTTCGAGCGGTCGGTTATCGAAGACGCCCTGTCACAGGCCGGCGGCAACATCTCTGAGGCGGCACGGATTCTGGGTGTGGACCGGGCCAACCTGTCACGCAAAATCAAAGACCTCGGCCTGAAGGCGTGA
- a CDS encoding ATP-binding protein, whose amino-acid sequence MDKPQISGNTIIIPSSTRFLADVDEFVEGLLRDWGTSASVIADIAISVSELVNNAVVHGNKASPNGVVTVSMRREGDTVTIDVADEGTGFNPAEIDDPLKEENLLKEVGRGIFIVEQLMDKVDIAVSKRGTTISISKAIA is encoded by the coding sequence ATGGACAAACCGCAGATATCCGGAAACACGATCATCATCCCCTCGAGCACGCGGTTCCTTGCCGATGTGGACGAATTCGTCGAGGGCCTGCTGCGCGACTGGGGCACCTCCGCCTCCGTTATCGCCGACATCGCGATATCGGTGTCGGAACTGGTCAACAACGCCGTCGTGCACGGCAACAAGGCGTCGCCGAACGGAGTGGTAACGGTCTCGATGCGACGAGAGGGCGACACGGTAACGATCGATGTCGCCGACGAGGGCACGGGGTTCAATCCGGCCGAGATTGACGACCCGCTCAAGGAAGAAAATCTGCTGAAGGAAGTCGGCCGCGGGATATTTATCGTCGAGCAGCTGATGGACAAAGTCGACATCGCGGTGAGCAAGCGGGGGACGACCATCAGCATCTCGAAAGCGATTGCCTGA
- a CDS encoding NUDIX hydrolase: protein MNDKYKTFDEQALFARKDLYMGFRYCPRCATPLQEVIADGRRRLACPSESCDYIYYQNPIPAAGAILVEGDRILLVRRAHPPRIGDWTIPAGFMEWDEHPTTTAIREVKEETGLDIELTGLFEVYSGRDDWRNNAVLILYHGRRIGGELAPGDDASEAVFFPFDATPRNIAFQAHVQALADYNERFRRK from the coding sequence ATGAACGACAAGTACAAGACATTCGATGAACAGGCGCTCTTCGCGCGCAAGGACCTCTATATGGGGTTTCGGTATTGTCCGCGCTGCGCCACACCGCTTCAGGAGGTAATCGCCGACGGCCGTCGGCGGCTGGCCTGTCCGTCCGAATCGTGCGATTACATCTACTACCAGAACCCGATCCCGGCGGCGGGAGCGATCCTCGTGGAGGGCGACCGCATCCTGCTGGTCCGGCGCGCCCACCCGCCGCGAATCGGCGACTGGACAATCCCCGCGGGATTCATGGAGTGGGATGAACATCCGACGACGACGGCGATCCGGGAAGTGAAGGAAGAGACGGGGCTGGATATAGAATTGACGGGTCTGTTTGAGGTGTACAGCGGCCGGGACGACTGGCGTAACAACGCCGTGTTGATTCTTTACCATGGGCGCCGGATCGGCGGCGAGTTGGCGCCGGGGGACGATGCGTCGGAGGCGGTGTTTTTTCCGTTTGACGCCACGCCGCGCAATATCGCGTTCCAGGCGCACGTGCAGGCGCTGGCAGACTACAATGAACGGTTTCGCCGGAAATAA
- a CDS encoding STAS domain-containing protein: MKLSDRIQDDVVILEPKGKIMGGPDASLLHDKLYEYIEKNQKRVVIDLAQVDWMNSTGLGILISGYTTLRNNQGELKLANVTDKIQSLLTITKLVTVFETHDSVEDAIKSFER; the protein is encoded by the coding sequence ATGAAACTCAGTGACCGCATTCAGGACGACGTGGTGATTCTGGAGCCAAAAGGAAAAATCATGGGCGGTCCGGACGCTAGCCTGCTGCACGATAAGCTGTATGAGTACATCGAGAAAAACCAGAAGCGCGTCGTGATCGATCTGGCCCAGGTCGACTGGATGAACTCGACCGGACTCGGTATTCTGATCTCGGGCTACACGACGCTTCGCAACAACCAGGGTGAGTTGAAACTGGCCAACGTGACCGACAAGATCCAGTCACTTCTGACCATCACCAAACTGGTGACGGTGTTTGAGACTCACGATAGCGTCGAAGACGCCATCAAAAGCTTCGAACGCTAG
- a CDS encoding ATP-binding protein has product MAIGFGQKLFRLFLGFSLVPAAVLAAAGYYLVVHAGSSSFGYDNEGRNTVAEYYAGLLYSRLADDLSRYSADTLSAVSADFVLRAVDGVVELPRGADVVGPDAAAAILLAARSRDQGYADAGGRIYQYRAVQMGDRLLVAGFAHGTQFRSLERAIQRDMAGRSGFRELQSRYTIFLGGLFLTLALATVLFASLRSRHLARSLAQPLAELSDAATSIADGDFRARVEPRGEQEVRNLIERFNQMAIQLESTTARLRATERVAAWRQVARRFAHELKNPLQPILVSLYRMERLLIDSDQYDKVYEPLKAASDEVRHLKQLAERFSHLAKLPPPALVETDLNELVGNLLTLYRDADAPYRVDAQLPEQPCVVAVDVAYLREALHNLIQNGLDATDRKGNVTVSVTEHPHRVDIAVADHGPGMNESTLASARLPYFTTKPQGHGLGLAIVEKSVAEMGGQLDIVSREGEGTTVTISLTKRS; this is encoded by the coding sequence ATGGCAATCGGGTTCGGGCAAAAGCTCTTTCGTTTGTTTCTGGGTTTCTCGCTTGTCCCGGCCGCGGTTCTCGCGGCGGCGGGGTATTATCTCGTCGTACACGCGGGATCGTCCAGCTTCGGATACGACAACGAGGGACGAAACACGGTGGCGGAGTATTATGCCGGGCTGCTGTACAGCCGTCTTGCGGATGATCTTTCCCGATATTCGGCCGATACGCTCAGCGCGGTCTCCGCGGACTTCGTGCTTCGAGCAGTCGACGGCGTGGTGGAACTTCCCCGCGGCGCCGACGTGGTGGGGCCGGACGCGGCGGCGGCGATATTGCTGGCGGCACGCTCGCGCGATCAGGGGTACGCCGACGCCGGGGGCAGGATTTACCAGTACCGGGCCGTCCAGATGGGTGACCGGCTTCTCGTGGCGGGGTTCGCGCACGGGACTCAGTTTCGATCGCTCGAGCGGGCGATCCAGCGCGACATGGCCGGACGGTCCGGGTTCCGCGAGTTGCAGTCGCGCTATACGATATTTCTCGGCGGACTGTTTTTGACCCTCGCCCTTGCGACGGTTTTGTTTGCGTCGCTCCGCTCCCGCCACCTGGCGCGCAGTCTGGCGCAACCGCTGGCCGAACTCAGCGATGCGGCGACAAGCATCGCGGACGGCGACTTTCGCGCGCGCGTTGAGCCCCGAGGGGAACAGGAAGTCCGCAACCTGATCGAGCGCTTCAACCAGATGGCGATCCAGCTGGAAAGCACGACCGCGCGCCTGCGGGCGACCGAACGGGTGGCGGCGTGGCGGCAGGTGGCCCGCCGGTTCGCACACGAGTTGAAAAACCCGCTGCAGCCGATTCTCGTCTCCCTCTACCGTATGGAGCGTCTGCTGATCGACAGCGACCAGTACGACAAGGTATACGAGCCGCTCAAGGCGGCCTCGGATGAGGTTCGCCATCTGAAACAACTGGCGGAGCGGTTCTCGCACCTCGCCAAACTGCCGCCACCTGCCTTAGTGGAAACCGACCTCAACGAGCTGGTCGGCAACCTGCTGACATTGTATAGAGACGCCGACGCGCCGTACCGGGTCGATGCGCAGTTGCCGGAGCAGCCCTGTGTGGTCGCGGTCGACGTCGCCTACCTTCGCGAGGCCCTGCACAACCTGATTCAGAACGGGCTGGACGCCACCGACCGAAAGGGAAACGTGACGGTCAGCGTGACCGAGCATCCGCATCGGGTGGACATCGCCGTCGCCGACCACGGACCGGGGATGAATGAGTCAACACTGGCATCGGCGCGCCTTCCGTATTTCACGACCAAGCCGCAGGGGCACGGACTGGGACTGGCAATCGTGGAAAAATCGGTCGCAGAGATGGGCGGGCAGCTTGATATCGTTTCGCGCGAGGGTGAAGGCACCACGGTGACGATCTCTCTGACAAAAAGGTCCTGA
- a CDS encoding PP2C family protein-serine/threonine phosphatase, with protein MDAELVKTLLHFVVGGFLVFLAITVVRDNFGSRLNRATGGVLFFAGLGPLAVAIDSIMQQPAPGTGGSAMYNLYHMWELFFPTLVVFSWYFPVDRLREFRHPRFRYFVFIPQVIHLILVLFFFDIDRLLVTVSASEAQGGFSGALMRPFAYVLQIMLLLIGYIISNQAAIFGSINLLYVAVAVYFLESGRRLQTNPRLVPQTEAMVWAVRLGIGLYVAGLLGSLLAASTVTEEVREAIFLAAALVGTVFVVYAIVRHQFLDVRLVFRQSLIYTVTSAALVGLYIVIGVRVTEFTRPLFGERAEIVGYILIILMLLLFQPISNWIDGAIRSMFMRTRSDHRNIIERFSRDIISVFDPTELRRKIEDTMKTAMLVEKVFFVLYDDEIGEYAILPSDDYARRTIVRRDDMMLRGINLLDRPTSYASLADYGEGSSLADTLTELRVKLILPMKDTEHLLGFLALTAKVAGYRYSPEDYNLLGVLSNQMVSALTNARLYVDSLERIRLQEEVTMARQIQLDLLPSQPPSLPCSVICAVSEPSRTVGGDFYDFIQIDGRSRVGIVIADASGKGMPAALLIAQIQAIIHSEVNNGNSIAAMLRNMNKQIALSTSSEKYVTLFYGELDRETGEFEYANAGHNYPILVRSNGDIELLEIGGPVIGAFPFMEYQSTRVGLSPGDVMFFFTDGLSEAMNEMGQEYGEQRIRDFVRSNRHLEPDDLMKGILDDVRAFDPSTPPQDDTTIITLKMTTRGAVLDERQVQDIR; from the coding sequence ATGGATGCTGAGCTGGTAAAAACCCTCCTCCACTTCGTGGTGGGTGGCTTCCTGGTGTTTCTGGCGATTACGGTCGTCCGGGACAACTTCGGCAGCCGTCTGAACCGCGCGACCGGGGGAGTATTGTTTTTTGCCGGGCTCGGACCGCTGGCGGTTGCGATTGATTCGATCATGCAGCAGCCGGCGCCGGGAACGGGCGGCTCGGCCATGTACAACCTGTACCACATGTGGGAGCTGTTCTTCCCCACGCTCGTGGTTTTCTCATGGTATTTCCCGGTCGATCGCCTCAGGGAGTTCCGTCATCCGCGGTTCCGCTATTTCGTGTTTATCCCCCAGGTGATCCACCTGATTCTGGTGCTGTTCTTTTTCGACATAGACCGGCTTCTGGTGACGGTGTCGGCGAGTGAAGCGCAGGGCGGGTTCTCGGGGGCCCTGATGCGGCCGTTCGCCTATGTCCTGCAGATCATGCTGCTGCTTATCGGGTATATCATTTCCAATCAGGCGGCGATCTTCGGTTCGATCAATCTGCTGTACGTGGCGGTGGCGGTGTACTTTCTCGAGTCCGGCCGGCGGCTGCAGACGAATCCGCGCCTGGTCCCGCAGACCGAGGCGATGGTGTGGGCGGTGCGGCTGGGAATCGGCCTGTATGTCGCGGGATTGCTGGGCAGCCTGCTGGCGGCAAGCACGGTGACCGAAGAGGTGCGCGAGGCGATCTTTCTCGCGGCGGCGCTGGTGGGGACGGTGTTCGTGGTGTATGCAATCGTGCGGCACCAGTTTCTGGACGTACGACTCGTGTTTCGCCAGTCGCTGATCTACACGGTGACATCGGCGGCGCTGGTCGGGCTGTATATCGTGATCGGCGTCCGCGTCACCGAATTCACCCGGCCGTTGTTCGGCGAGCGGGCGGAGATCGTCGGGTACATTCTCATTATCCTGATGCTGCTGCTGTTCCAGCCGATTTCGAACTGGATCGACGGCGCCATACGGTCGATGTTCATGCGCACCCGCAGCGACCATCGCAACATTATCGAGCGGTTCTCCCGCGACATCATCTCGGTTTTCGACCCGACCGAACTTCGCCGGAAGATCGAGGATACGATGAAGACGGCGATGCTGGTCGAGAAAGTGTTTTTCGTATTGTACGACGACGAGATCGGCGAATACGCGATTCTTCCCAGCGACGACTACGCGCGTCGCACGATCGTTCGGCGCGACGACATGATGTTGCGGGGGATCAACCTGCTCGACCGCCCGACGTCATATGCGTCGCTGGCGGACTACGGGGAGGGTTCGTCGCTGGCCGATACGCTCACGGAACTTCGCGTCAAGCTCATCCTTCCCATGAAGGACACCGAGCACCTTTTGGGATTCCTGGCGCTGACGGCGAAAGTGGCCGGGTATCGCTACTCTCCCGAGGATTACAATCTGCTGGGGGTGCTCTCCAACCAGATGGTGTCGGCGCTCACCAACGCACGGCTGTATGTCGACTCGCTGGAGCGAATCCGTCTGCAGGAAGAAGTCACCATGGCGCGGCAGATTCAGCTCGATCTGTTGCCGTCGCAGCCGCCCAGTCTCCCCTGCTCGGTGATCTGTGCGGTCTCGGAACCGTCGCGAACGGTCGGAGGAGACTTCTATGACTTCATCCAGATCGACGGCCGATCGCGGGTGGGGATCGTGATCGCCGACGCGTCGGGCAAGGGCATGCCGGCAGCCCTGCTGATTGCGCAGATACAGGCGATCATCCACAGCGAGGTCAACAACGGGAATTCGATCGCGGCCATGTTGAGGAACATGAACAAGCAGATTGCGCTGTCGACGTCGTCCGAAAAGTACGTGACGCTGTTCTACGGGGAACTGGACCGGGAGACCGGCGAATTCGAATACGCCAACGCCGGCCACAACTACCCGATTCTGGTGCGTTCGAACGGGGATATCGAGTTGCTGGAGATCGGCGGCCCGGTGATCGGCGCGTTTCCGTTTATGGAGTACCAGTCGACGAGAGTCGGCCTGTCTCCGGGGGACGTGATGTTTTTCTTCACCGACGGGTTGTCCGAGGCGATGAATGAGATGGGCCAGGAGTACGGCGAGCAACGCATACGCGACTTCGTACGGTCCAACCGCCACCTCGAGCCGGACGACCTCATGAAAGGAATACTGGATGACGTGCGGGCGTTCGATCCGTCGACGCCGCCGCAGGACGACACCACGATAATAACGCTGAAGATGACCACGCGGGGGGCCGTACTCGATGAACGACAAGTACAAGACATTCGATGA
- a CDS encoding ATP-binding protein, whose product MNRTQEEKRRNPGGLAEKSRDERGMNDSGPMPADLFADLEATLDQVAEANPRIQTEDQGGAAHTTDLRALLEVSMAINSTLVLDDVLQNVMHKAIEFMQAERGLIMLLDEDGQLQTRAAYNLSKDEMQSDDYRISSSVASEVVATGRSIYTSDAMADERYASQKSVVELHLRSIMCVALTVKSEVIGVIYLDNSSQTKMFLKADLYLFELYAQMVSNALHNARIYDSLLHLKRYSDSVVKSSPVGIVVIDSSGHIATINPAALEIFDLNRKDLALIGDTQSPTVFLDLLPANQKSRWHRMINTVFATGEEFADARFFHDTGYIEKVLSIKMSPIPQVPGGGDGLVMAIEDVTEKVTMERYVILSEKLVARGEMAASVAHELNNYLSIISNNAELLGMNLTNERYEKAKFNSKSIVENVFKIKRFVDSLMDFSKPEPEYISYDVRHLIDDLLFSLRIQPRFKTVHFTLDLADDLPNVEIDVGQIQQVLMNLLNNAVDAIDQRTNEESDKDFKREIGIEAKYRRSHETVSVKVTDNGVGMSEETVSKIFTLHFTTKKGGHGLGLYNCKKIVEGHGGELVASSTPGKGTMFQLILPRFQSRPE is encoded by the coding sequence ATGAATCGTACGCAAGAGGAAAAGCGTCGGAATCCGGGGGGCCTCGCCGAGAAATCGCGCGATGAACGGGGCATGAATGACAGCGGGCCGATGCCTGCGGATCTGTTCGCCGATCTCGAAGCGACACTCGATCAGGTAGCGGAAGCGAATCCGCGTATACAGACCGAAGATCAGGGAGGCGCGGCACATACCACTGATCTTCGGGCGCTGCTCGAAGTGTCCATGGCGATCAACTCGACACTGGTGCTCGATGACGTTCTGCAGAATGTCATGCACAAGGCGATCGAGTTCATGCAGGCTGAGCGCGGGTTGATCATGCTGCTTGACGAGGACGGGCAGCTGCAGACCCGGGCCGCGTACAACCTCAGCAAAGACGAGATGCAAAGCGACGACTACCGGATCTCCTCCAGCGTGGCGTCGGAAGTGGTCGCCACCGGGCGCTCCATATATACGTCGGACGCGATGGCCGACGAGCGGTACGCTTCGCAGAAGTCGGTTGTCGAGCTGCATTTGCGATCGATCATGTGCGTCGCGCTCACGGTGAAGTCGGAAGTGATCGGCGTCATCTATCTCGACAATTCGAGTCAGACGAAGATGTTTTTGAAGGCCGACCTGTACTTGTTCGAATTGTACGCGCAGATGGTATCGAACGCGCTGCACAACGCTCGTATTTACGATTCGTTGCTGCACCTGAAGCGGTATTCGGATTCCGTGGTGAAAAGCTCGCCGGTGGGCATTGTCGTGATCGACTCGTCGGGACATATCGCCACGATCAATCCTGCGGCGCTGGAGATATTCGATCTCAATCGCAAGGATTTGGCGCTGATCGGCGATACTCAGTCGCCGACCGTCTTTCTGGATCTGCTGCCGGCGAACCAGAAGAGCCGGTGGCACCGGATGATCAACACCGTGTTTGCCACGGGCGAGGAGTTTGCAGACGCCCGGTTTTTCCACGACACCGGTTATATCGAGAAGGTTCTTTCGATCAAGATGTCGCCTATCCCGCAAGTACCGGGAGGCGGCGACGGTCTGGTGATGGCGATCGAAGACGTTACCGAAAAGGTGACTATGGAGCGGTACGTTATTTTGTCCGAAAAGCTCGTCGCACGCGGCGAGATGGCGGCATCGGTGGCTCACGAGCTGAACAACTACCTGTCCATTATCTCGAACAACGCCGAGTTGCTCGGCATGAACCTGACCAACGAGCGCTATGAAAAAGCGAAGTTCAACAGCAAGTCGATTGTCGAAAACGTTTTCAAGATCAAGCGCTTTGTCGACAGCCTGATGGACTTCTCAAAGCCGGAGCCCGAGTATATCAGTTACGACGTGCGCCACCTGATCGACGACCTGCTGTTCTCGCTGCGGATACAGCCGAGGTTCAAAACCGTGCATTTTACGCTCGATCTTGCCGACGACCTGCCCAACGTGGAGATCGACGTCGGTCAGATCCAGCAGGTCCTGATGAACCTGCTGAACAACGCGGTGGACGCCATCGATCAGCGGACGAACGAAGAAAGCGACAAGGACTTCAAACGGGAAATCGGCATCGAGGCCAAGTATCGTCGCAGCCACGAAACCGTGTCGGTGAAGGTGACGGACAACGGCGTGGGCATGTCCGAGGAGACGGTGAGCAAGATTTTCACGCTGCACTTCACAACCAAAAAGGGCGGACACGGCCTGGGGCTGTACAACTGCAAGAAGATCGTCGAGGGACACGGCGGCGAGCTGGTGGCG